Below is a genomic region from Miscanthus floridulus cultivar M001 chromosome 1, ASM1932011v1, whole genome shotgun sequence.
caaatcggaggtatttatacacggacatttgtaggggtggctcaatcaccagccgcccctacaaatagcaataccccggagcggctggtgagtgagccgcccctacaaatccgacccatttgtaggggcgactcgtatGACCagtcgcccctgctgttccatcatcatccacccctacaaaaaaaaattgatccgttgctacaaaccattttttacgtagtgcccGTTGCTCGAGGCCTGGTGCCGGACTGCCGGCGATGTGGATACGGAGATCGTGGCCTACGCGCGGAGAGCGTGGCGGCGCGAAGATAGCGGCCTCGCTGGCGGCATCGACGGCGGTGTCCTCGGCGGTGGGTACGGCAGCGACTGCCGCCGCGGCGGAGGCAGCAACCGGGAGGGCACGGGGTCTGTGTCCTGCGCGCAGAGATCGTGGAGGGCGCGGAGATCGTGGAGGGCGTCGCGACGATAGCGGCCGGTGTCCTCGgctgtttccttttttttctttggcGATACGTACCAGGCTACGGTGTTTactcttttatttatttatttatttcggcgACACCAACACGGCTCGTTTTGGGTTGACCGCGCTGAAGCCTGTGCAGCATGCGCGTTGAAGCCTCATCGCTGTTGATACAATGCCGTGGCCGTAGGATTGCGATGAAGCCTGTGAGGTGTGGGTTCTGGCCCTTAATTTTAATAAGACGATTTTCTGGTGCATAGTGATTGAGCTTCTGAACGGGGACACTTTTTTAGTTGTGCCTAGAATAGTTTGGATTGTTTTCTCGTAGCAGAGATGCTGTTCAGGAGTGCGTGTCTCAAGAGTCCTGCATCCTGCAGACACCACAAGCGCTTTGAGGTGCCATGTTCATGTGGTAGTGTGGTGTAGGATACTGCCCGTAGAGATTGATACAAATGGAGGGCTGGGATGGTGCAAACGATCCAGGATGCTATCATGGTGGGCCGGCAGAAAAAAGAAAGCGAAGAGAAACATGACCCATGAAGAAACCACACGCGGCCCATGAGAAGAAACACATCTAGGGAGGAGAGCTCCTGAATCGTGGCGACAACCAACACCCTCGGCGGCTCGGCCTCTTCGTCGGTCGGCGTTCCTTCCCTTACCCGGTCACCTATAGATATCGCCTAGCATTTTTTCTCTAACCTTGCTCGACCCTTGGCCCGCCGCCTGGACTCGTCTCGCCCGCGGCCGATCTCCTCCATCCGCTCGCCGCGCCGCAACCCGGAGAGGAAACTGCGCTCGGTCGAGCACCACCTGGGGCCCAGCGTCCTCGCGACCATCTCCGGCACGGCGTCCGCCCTCTGCAGCCCCGGTGTCCCTGCGACCGTCGCTGCTGTCCTACTTCGCCACTCGCCActttggccggcgacgagcaccaccaGGACACTAGGTATTCCCTCCCCTTGGTcctcccttcctgctgtgcgaagcCGTGCGCCCAAACCTTAACGTAATTCATAGGTAAAGCCGTGCGCCCAAACCCTAACATACTATTCGTAATCGGATCTGAATCTAATTACAGGTGTATATgcatgtattatgcctactaacttcgattgctttgcaaaaattattgggtgtacatgtgtacacccatgtcctttactgGGTCCGCCCCTGAAGTCTGAGCCAATTATTTGGGAATTTCTTGCCTGAGGGATGTGCCCTCAAAGATGGATTTTTCACCCTCCTGATAGGAAGGATTCAAGATAGAGTTTGATTATTAGCAGATGCatgtgcttgaccctgttgtgtttGTTTCTTTGCCCAGCTTTTGTTGGGTTCTGGATTCACTAATTAATTAAATTGAAAATGTGCTATTTTCTCATAGAAACGTCTGTTCTCTGGTTCGGAAATAGTACGCATTACTAAGCATATTGATAACATGATATGTTGACTTTCTAACTCTAGCgttcctttttttttaaaaaaaatctagcGTTAGCGGTTAGCCTTGATACTATGCATCTGTAACAATAAATTATGCCTAAGTtagaacaattttttttttggttcgaTGGTATTGGAGTTTGCAGTTCAGAGATCTCATGGGAATACGATACGATGTCCAAAACTTTTTATATATAATATAACATAAGAGTATTGCCCTATCGAGAAAAAAGGGTTATGGTTATTCAGCATCACATCCTGTGCTATTAAGGACATTGTGGTCTGCTATTTAAGTTTGTGTTTATTTGGTGCATTGTTCTGCGTTTTTGATTGTTTTACCTCTGCTTCCAGACAATGGCTGGCCACCGAAACAGTCATGGAAAGCGCCACTCTGATTATACTGAAAATGGAGGCGGCAAGAGAAGAAATCCTGGTGATGATACCTATGCCCCTGGTCCAGATGACACTGTGTATCGCTACCTCTGTGCCTCTAGAAAAATTGGGAGTATCATTGGCAGGGGTGGAGAAATTGCAAAGCAGTTGAGGACTGAGACCCAAGCTAAGATCAGGATTGGCGAGAGTGTCCCTGGATGTGAGGAGCGAGTTATTACCATATTTAGCTCTAGCAGGAAAACTAATACCATCGATGATGCTGAAGATAAGGTTTGCCCTGCTCAGGATGCCCTCTTTAGAGTTCATGAGAGGCTTGCCACTGATGAGAGTCTTGGGAACGAAGACGGCGAAGAAATTTCACCTCAAGTTACTGTTCGCTTGCTTGTGCCATCAGACCAGATTGGATGCATTCTTGGAAAAGGTGGGCAGATCATCCAAGGAATCCGCAGTGAGACTGGTGCACAAATACGCGTGCTTAGTAATGATCATATCCCTGCATGTGCCATTAGCGGCGATGAACTTCTCCAGGTTGGTAATTCCTCACATCAATTCCTACATTACCTAAACAAAACTGTACTGCGTATGAATGTCTGTAATTCTGTATCTATCTttacttttttttatataatccTGGCGATATCTTCTTTCTTAAATGTCTACACCATTTATTTATTACTCAAACTTGAAAAGATGTCTGGAATTTTATGTTTTGCTGTCTTTGCTAATCATCTTTACTGATAAGACTTCCAATATTTTTGACACTAGATATCTGGAGACACGGTAGTTGTCAGAAAGGCTCTTCATCAAGTGTCATCTCGCCTCCATGACAACCCATCCAAGTCACAGCATCTTCTTGCATCCAGCTTGACCCAACCTTATCCAGGGAGCACCCACCTTGGTGGTTCCTCTACTGCACCTGTTGTAGGGATCACTCCAGTAATTCCTCCTTATGGAGGCTACAAAGGTGATGCGGCAGGAGATTGGTCCTCTTTATACCAACCACGAAGGGATGAGAGCTCTGCAAAGGAGTTTAGCTTGCGTTTACTTTGTGCTGCTGCAAATGTGGGGGGTGTAATTGGGAAGGGTGGTGGAATTATCAAACAGATCAGGCAGGAATCTGGGGCTTTAATCAAAGTGGCTAGCTCCAATTCGGACCCTGATGATGACTGCATAATTACAGTTTCTGCGAAAGAGGTGATTTCTCTTTTTGATATGCTTATATTATGCCTTATTGCCTATTCTTAGTTGCTTTTCTTGACCAACCACGTCTTTTGTTCCATGCAGTTCTTTGAAGATCCTGTATCTCCAACAATTGATGCTGCAGTTCGTTTGCAGCCTAGATGCAGCGAGAAAAGTGATTCAGAATCAGCTGAGCAGTCATATACAACACGCTTGCTGGTGTCAACATCTCGTATTGGATGCCTAATTGGCAAAGGTGGTTCAATCATTACTGAGATACGAAGAACATCCAGAGCAAATATACGCATTCTTTCAAAAGAAAATGTTCCAAAGGTAGCAGCAGAAGATGAAGAGATGGTTCAGGTAGCAATTTGGGCTTTCTGATGTTAATTTTTTTGAGGCATTTGCGTGGTTATATGCAATATGCTATAGCAGGTTTTCATTATATCGATTTGCCTGTGCACCAGATCAGTGGAGGCCTTGATGTTGCAAGACATGCTCTTGTGCAAATAGCTACAAGGCTGAAAGCCAATTTCTTTGAAAGAGAGGGCTCTTTATCTGCATTTCCATCTGTGATCCCTTACCATCCTTTGCCTTCTGGTGCTTCGGATGAACCAAAATATCTAAGCAGAGACACTAAGCCTGTTGGGCATTATCTATATTCAAGTGCTTTTCGTACATCGGATGACATGATTCCTTCTGACAGCTATGCAAGTTATGGCGGCTCCCAGGTATAACATATGTCATGCTGTACTCTTTATCAAGCCTGTTGATAGCTTATTATCAGAATTTTTCATTCCGTAATCAACTAAAACTTCCTCTAGGCACTTGGAGGAGGATATGGGGCTTACAGCGGATACAGTGCCCGCTCCTCTAGTAGTGGGTAAGGATGGCTATACAATGTTTGATTCACCAGTATAGAAATTCAGTTCGGTACATAGCTGTATATAGCAACTGTTTGTGTTTCATGTCTTTTTATTTCTATAGTTGTGCTCACACAGTTCTTTGTAACTGCTAATAACTTCCATCAGGTTATCTGGTCATAGTTCTCTTCACTATGGAAAGCGTCATGGTTATTAGGATTTAGATTGCTTGATAAAGCAGGTATGGTTCTTCAACCTTTTCTTGATATGTCAGAATGATTATGTGATTGTGCATTGCCcgccttaatgctttttttgccTTTTGAACACATTGAACCCAGCTCAGCTATCTGATGGACCTGTTCTTTTCACCTTTGCCCCCCTGCTCCCCTCCCGTACTAAAAACAGCCAAGACATTGAAGTTTGGAGCCTGCTTATTGGAGCCCCTTCCCAAACCAGATGACCAAGAGAGCCCAACCTGGAAGCTTTGCTTAAGAGGACCTATGTGGATGCCATAGACCACCTGATATTCCTCACACTACATTACTTATGTCTTCCTCTGGGCCTATGTTTTTAGCCCTGCCGTAAATGTTCTGAACCTATGTATTGAAAGGTCGCATTTGAGACTGCATGTATTTGCTTGTTTGAAACCTGCTTCCGTTTAGTGGTTTTTGTTGAAATACTTGTTTCCTATGTGCCACCCAAAAAGCCAGGAATATGTTACTCGAAAAAAACACTAGGGAGCTGTTAATTGCCTTTCCACTTAAGATGTGGGTTACTTCCTTCTCAGTGATATGATATGTGTGACTGCCATCCTAAATAAAAGTAACACTAGAACCACATTGCCTTTTTGAAAGTACCATCAGAAACTAGGTATACCAAACTTTGCTCCTGCCTGCCAACATTTCACTGAATTGCACATTGTGCTTTATTCACCTACCCCTGCCACCAAACATAATCAGTTTCACCCCCCTGCCTCAATCttcagggcctgtttggtttcaaTCCAGGCAGCTTTGCCTGGCTCTTCATGCAATCCCAGGCTTTTGGATTTTGTGTTCCTGGGGGGTGTAGATTGCTGCCTGGCAGGCTTTGAACCAAACAGACCCCAAGAGCATTGTTGAACTGAGGTTAGCTAGCTGAACATACATCTGTACTTGTTCGATTACAATGCCATTGCAATGCACAGGCAAGTTTATGTTTGAACattaaaccatattttttttgaatgagaacatTAAGCCAATTTGAAGTTGGTGTTTTAAGTATAACCTTTCTAATTTAATTGGTTATAGATATATGTACTTTGGTGTGAGTAGCTAATATCTGAAACTTTAGGTAGCTGGAACTTTTTTTTTAAACTAGCTGGAAGTTTTTTGGTCTTATCGATTTATATATCACAATGACCCAAAAATTGGCGATAGAGCATGCTCATGATACTACTGAACCCTTTGACCTGATGCACATGTTCCAATGCTTTAATGGCTAAATGAGTATTGGTGACTGAAGTTCCGATAATGTACTTGGCAACTTGCTATGATGAGGAAACTATATGCCAAAGATTGAATCGTGTGCATGAGGCTGCAGTTGCAAGTTTCTTGCAGGTTCACTGTTCATTTCATGTAGATTTAGAAGGTTCTAAGTTCACCGGGTTTATAGGAGCTTGACCTCCTTCATGTCTGGGAGTCTTGTTAACCAGGAATGTGCAGGAACATGCAGAAGTAACCATGCAAGGTATTGTTTCTGGATGAGATTGAATTAGCCTCTGGAGTTGCACATCATTGTTTAGCTCGTCTATGTGTAGTTCATAACGTCAAAATGTTGTTAGCGGAATGACTGTACTGTTTGTTTATTTAATGTTAGCTGTTCTATGTAAATCCTAACTGTATCGGGTTTTGACCAGCAAATTTATTTTAGATTATGTTTTTGGCATAATAAGTTCCATAAGATTTGATTCTGAGATATCCTGAACACTATTCTATTGCAATACCTGGAACAATGCTCTCTGGTGCTGACCTGGATAGTGTACCGTAGCCCTGTCCGGCATCTCTCGAGTCTAAAGCAGCACCTGAACCTATACAGGTTTCAGGTGCTCCGATGAAACGATCCTGAATCTATACAGGTTTCAGGTGCTCCGAAGAAAAGATATGCATTTCATCAGACATGTATTGCCGACAGGATCATTAGCAGTATTACTAACACAACGCATGCTGTTGTGTGCTGTTTCTTCAGATATGTAAGATGTCAGCcagcgagtttttttttttttgaactggaGTCGGAATTCTTGAGTTGGCTTGAAACTGTCATTAATAACAAATACCTGAGATCTCAGGGAGGAAGCCCGAAACCTTTTGGATCATTTCGGAATTTCCCAAGACATGGTGAGCACTTAATCAAATTTGGGACTTCCAACCCAAGCTCGGGTCAGAACCATTAGATATGAAAAAGTCAAGTTGGTTTTTAGATTGTGTCCATTCGTGCCGTGTGGTTTTGGTGTTGCCGGTGTACGGGTGTGGAAATGCAGGATAGGTCCTCAGAGTGTGCTCTAAGGCTAATCTCAGTAGAGATTTTCATGACACAGTTATCAAGAATGCCGTATCAGCTTTTTTTGTTGGTAACTATGATagtttcatctagatgaaactctacgaaactctctctctctccataaaTAAACTGTTAGTCAGAAATTTGTTGAAGTGTTATTATATTAAATGAGAATGAAACTCCTTTGAAACCCTCATTTAGACTGGCCCTGGCCTAAGGGTGTCCCCAACAAGCTAACTCGGAGCTAGCTTGCTGACTATGTGGAGGAGAGATGGAATAGAGAAACAACTAGCTAGCGAGATGAGAATACATAGTCTAGCAAAAATCGATGGTTCCCCCTCTTACTACTCCTGTGGTCCTAGCTTTGATGTTATAGTATTTTATGTTTCTCTTTCTTCCCTCTTCTACACATCAGCTAGCTATTTGAGAAGGTTGTTGGAGATGCCAAATGTACGTTTGGAttcagcgactaaaatttagtccctgTCAGATGCTAATCAGGAGGAAACCCAAAGGTGAAGTTGAGCACGTGAGGATAGAAATCatctaaaaaaagaaagaaaaagggaagGAGTCTATCAGGGTCTAGGTAAGGGTTTTGGGGTTTGGGGGGAGGCTCCTGGCCTAGCGGTGGTGATGGGTTGTGGGTGGGACGGTGAGGCGGCGCTCACCGCAGTGGTGGAGGATGGAGCAATTTACATGGAGGTACCGGTTCGCATTGGTCGTGGTCACCGCAGTGGCTCCaatttcttttgttttcttttagtTGGAAAGGATAAGGGGGAGTGGGTGGCAGGGTGAACCAGGATGGAGTCTCCACCGATCCTTATCCGGAGAGCCTTCTCCTTCTAGGTGCACCCGTTTCATAAATAAGTCGAGGCAACTTAGTGGCGCGAAGTATATATTTGAAGTAGTAAGCACAATTATACAAACCATATCTCTCTAGGTAGTTATGTATAGCGGAATGGGCCAACTTGGTGAGCCATTGGGATTCAGTGAGGGTTTGATGGAGGCCGGAGTAATTGCGGGCGTCGTGCTCCTGCCCTCTGATGAACACATTTAGGCTCCCaatttagtgatttaggtttttggtaattaatgaatACAAGTGTTGTGATTAGCGCTATTCATATTTGAGAAAGGCATAGGTTCATTGGACACAAGTGTCTTGCCTCGAAGAGTTGGATTGATGTGTGGAGGATAGCGCAAAGGATAGTCGTGAAGACTAAGGACACAATAGAGCGAATATAAGCTTGGTAATTGAAAACATTTGCTATAGCGTGtattagggttttgttttttctttggctatactattaaaTGTGTATCCGAGGCATTCATCTTGAGGGGTCTGAGCAAGAGCATTTGGATGCAAGAGGTTAACTCAGTCAAAATTGTTATAAAAAAACTCTCATTCAAAATTATGGTAGCAAGTGGTCCAATTGAAGTGGTTCTTGTGCTTTTTTTGCAGCCTGTTCATTTCgtcataaacgatcgtggattatttattgctggctggtttggtgtaagagaaacatactgttccagcttataatccacgattatatacgaacaagcgaacatgctgttgGTTAGTGGAGGTGTTGCTTGGTGGTTGCTGTTGGAGCAGAGAGAGTCGCTGTATCTTTGCATGCTCTTGACCCGTGCTGAAGTATACCTTGTTGTGCTTGGTTCGTGGTAGCCTTTGGTTTGCTTTCATCTTAGGTGTTGCCGGTCGCTACCTTCCTTCAAGTTTACCTTTCTCTGTGGTACTGTTATGTTGTTTGGCTCATTTGGTCTCTGTAAAACTCTATTCTTTTTAACTGAATTATGCGCTCACCACGTtcttaagaaaaaaaaaatgcaaatGGAGCTTCTAATATTTTGAAAGTGAAACTATGAAAGTTTACTGTCAAAATAAGACAATGTTTAAGTATTACTCAAAGGCCTATTAGCTCTAATATTTTGAAAGTGAAACTATGAAAGTTTACTGTCAAAATAAGACAATGTTTAAGTATTACTCAAAGGCCTATTAGCTCAGCTGGTTAGAGCGTCGTGCTAATAACGCGAAGGTCGCAGGTTCGAGACCTGCATGGGCcattatttgtttcttttttgtCCACTGCACTCAGTCTCTAGCCCCCAGTTTTTTTTCCCGTGGTTCTCCACTGCACTCTAGCCCCCAGggtctttcttttttgtttttttggtcATGGTTGTCCACTGCACCCTTATGCCTGGGTCTAATTCTCCCACAAATTATTTATGCTGAATTTTTTTGGAACTTTTAGACCTCCACAACAATGAATACCCATTTCGAATCAGCACACGTACAGCCATCAAACTGATACAACCGAATCACTAGTATGCACAGCACGTGAACGGTGAGTGCATGCACTAATAAAACGTACATTTATTCATTGTGTAATTCTTAAAAAAAATCCATCCTTGATTGCTTAGTTTTGGGGGCGACAAATAATAAAGAAGTATTGGATTCAGAGAATAATATAGATCTATTTCTTTGTGAAGAATCAACAAAATAATACAGATCTATTTCTTTGTGAAGaaaaatatactccctccgttccttaatataagccatatagatttttaatttttttttcaaaatataggtacgtattagctcccacgccgattagtttggaaaccttcccaccgtaaatagcacatgccccaaccaatcccttagatttaggaagcaatctgattgggagagaaaAGATGGCCtgcttttcctttttttcctcggtctcacatcattccccaagccgtgcgttaatattggtgctaaaaactatatggcttatattaaggaacggagggagtaatacaTTTAGAGCTGATACACATAACACGTATATATATGATATAGCGcataaaataaataaaaggatAGATGAATCACACACGTTAGATCAAACGGACGGAGATGAACGATAATATAATATGTATAATATGTATTATCATGTGGGTGTGATTGTGTGAACAAGTGGCCAACGAGCTTATTCGAAACATATGAACACATGGCTGCCACGGTActcattttaagcctcccaaatGTCACAAGTAGGGCGGGCCTTTTTCCTTTCCTAGCTATGTAACTAGATATATGCGCAAT
It encodes:
- the LOC136544392 gene encoding KH domain-containing protein At4g18375-like, producing the protein MAGHRNSHGKRHSDYTENGGGKRRNPGDDTYAPGPDDTVYRYLCASRKIGSIIGRGGEIAKQLRTETQAKIRIGESVPGCEERVITIFSSSRKTNTIDDAEDKVCPAQDALFRVHERLATDESLGNEDGEEISPQVTVRLLVPSDQIGCILGKGGQIIQGIRSETGAQIRVLSNDHIPACAISGDELLQISGDTVVVRKALHQVSSRLHDNPSKSQHLLASSLTQPYPGSTHLGGSSTAPVVGITPVIPPYGGYKGDAAGDWSSLYQPRRDESSAKEFSLRLLCAAANVGGVIGKGGGIIKQIRQESGALIKVASSNSDPDDDCIITVSAKEFFEDPVSPTIDAAVRLQPRCSEKSDSESAEQSYTTRLLVSTSRIGCLIGKGGSIITEIRRTSRANIRILSKENVPKVAAEDEEMVQISGGLDVARHALVQIATRLKANFFEREGSLSAFPSVIPYHPLPSGASDEPKYLSRDTKPVGHYLYSSAFRTSDDMIPSDSYASYGGSQALGGGYGAYSGYSARSSSSGLSGHSSLHYGKRHGY